The DNA sequence ttttttttttgttgatgcaaATTCAGTTCAGCTGAAAAACGTAGCTtgagaaaattgatttttctcCAATGTCCAGAGGAGTATAGTGTGAATTTGACAGCTAATATTGTGTTGgttattttttttgacaaatgtGTGGATGATGTTTGTTATTGCAGGGTGAGGTAGAATTTAGATCTATACTTTATGTTCCTGCCTTCGCTCCCTCTGGAAAGGATGACATAATCAATCCCAAGACCAAGAATATAAGACTTTTTGTGAAGAGAGTGTTCATTTCAGATGATTTTGATGGAGAACTGGTATAAGCACTTTGCTATCTACAACCTTGAATAAATGGATGGTGTTCTGACAGTTTTATCCTTCACTAATGTGTTACTTGCTTAAACAGTTTCCCCGATACTTAAGCTTTGTCAAAGGTGTTGTTGACTCAAATGACCTTCCACTCAATGTGTCACGTGAAATTCTTCAAGAGAGCCGCGTAGTAAGTAGATAGGGCAACACACATATTCTTACACTTTACATCTGAATCTCTCGTTTAGGATACACTTGTAAAATTCCTTACCTGTTTCAtcttgcttaattttttttactccgTGGTGCTTGAAGGTGCGGATTATGAGGAAACGTCTAGTTCGTAAAGCTTTTGACATGATTCTGGGAATATCCATGAGTGAGAACAGAGaggtatattattattttgaaaattgttaacTGTATACtgtttgctttcattttttgttttaagttgTAGAGGAGCTAGGATAAATTGAGGTGGCTTTATCTTATAGATATATCAACGTTATATATATCCTATCAGTTGCTCTTGgtcttttttatataacttcTCTTAAGCTCTTTTTAAAGGATGACCTTTTTCCCTGTTAAATTTTACTGACTGATTTGTTCTGTATGCAGGACTACGAGAAGTTCTGGGAGAACTTTGGCAAACACTTGAAATTGGGTTGCATTGAAGACCGTGAGAATCACAAACGTATTGCTCCATTGCTTCGTTTTTTCTCATCCCAAAGTGATGAAGAACTGATCGGTTTGGATGAATATGTTGAGAACATGAAACCTGATCAAAAGGATATTTATTACATTGCTGCTGACAGTGTGACTAGTGCAAAGAACACACCTTTCTTGGAGAAACTTGCAGAGAAGGATCTTGaagtataagtttttttttagagtttttaacTTTGTATCTTTTGAGTACTTATTTctatcaattaatatatattggtGTTTTTTGTAATGTAATTTTCCAGGTTCTGTTTTTGGTAGATCCAATAGATGAAGTTGCTATTCAAAATCTTAAATCATACAAGGAAAAGAATTTTGTTGACATTAGCAAGGAAGACTTGGATCTAGGTTAACTTCTTTCTTCTTTAAACTTTCAATAATTTGATTGAACAAACACTCGCATTTAGTTAACCAAATATTTGTTAGTCTCTCTTTCGAGCCAATTTTAATGTTGACAATGGGGTGAATTTGTAGCTTGGTTCTTGTTTGATGTTCAAATTCGTTACATATAGTTTGTTCTTTCTGCAGGTGATAAGAatgaggaaaaggaaaaggaaatgaAGCAGGAATTTGGCCAAACATGTGACTGGATCAAGAAACGATTGGGAGATAAAGTTGCAAGTGTGCAAATTTCAAACCGACTTAGCTCTTCACCTTGTGTTCTGGTCTCTGGTAAATTTGGTTGGTCTGCAAACATGGAAAGGTGTGTCGTCTTCTCTAATATTAAATGATGTATTTTGAAAGTTTGAGTAGCAATGTTCAGTATGTTATCAAACTTACTACAGGTTGATGAAGGCACAATCTATGGGTGATGCATCCAGTTTGGAATTCATGAGGAGCAGAAGGGTGTTTGAGATCAACCCTGACCATTCTATTATCAGGAACTTGGATGTACGATAAATGGAGAATCCCCTCTTCTTTTCTTCGTCATGATTCCAAATTGAAATTATGGTAACGTAATCTTGATGGGTAATTTTCAGGCTGCATTTAAAACAAATTCTGACGATGAAGATGCCCTCAGAGCTATCGATCTTTTGTATGATGCTGCTTTGGTTTCCAGTGGTTTTACGGTAAACTCATAGCTTcatattattgttataaatgTCATTTAAGTTTCCATTGCGAAATCCTAAACTGGTATATTTTGGCTATTTGTTGGTGTGCAGCCTGATAATCCAGCACAACTTGGAGGGAAGATATATGAGATGATGGGTATGGCTCTCACTGGTAAATGGTCTACACCTGGTCAGTTCCAGTCCACGGTAAACCAGCCCCATACCCCAGAAATTGTAGAAGCTGAGGTGGTTGAACCAACTGAGGCTGGTGGTCAGAAGTGAGAGAGGACAGTCATGTggacattttttgttttctacccGTTCCTTTCTGTTCTTTCTTTTAACACTGCTTACGGGTGAAATTGTATTCTTGAAGAACATGGGTATTGGTAGTTAGTATTAGTAATATCTATAGTTGATCCTTTCCGTTTTGATTTAATTAGTCAAAAAAATCCAGCATAACCAAGTATAATATTTGACACTTAAagtagtttttcttttgtttggggATAAAAAGATACCAACTAGACCAGAATTTAACATTACATTTCTGCTAGTGCTGGAGAGATTATGTGCTGTCTTTGGTCAATGGATAATGAGATTGGTGAAGTTGTTTGTCACATTCGACACCGAATAAGCattgtttattgtttattaaagaGTTAAACTATTAAGAGTAATGTGGACATTCTAcactaaaagaaataattataaattcaaatatttgcttaattgtttgttttaaaggttttatttgaaatgaagaaaataaaataagaattcaactaataaaaattatatacaaaaaGCATTCATgccacaaataaaaataaattttctcttctaaatttaatttcacttttttcatgttttttttttcaacacagAAAAACCCATGCTTCATCAGAAGGACTATTAacaaatcataatattttagtataaatatttcaaaattattatacatattttttgttgcaaaatcattatgcatattttatattatcagagaattaaaaaatatttgacatttttattacataattttaCCTATATCAAATTCATTCATGTATTCCCAACAAATACCCTCAACTCTAGTTGGGGTTAATGTAACTAAACTCAAACTCATATATTTCTTTTGAGTTATTAATAGgttgttattattgtttacCCTTAAGTGTTTTCCTTGCACTTTGTCAAGTGGAACATCTAGGACTAGGGGTCTCTTGTGCAACAATCGTATTATATCTGtgccattttatttttattaaatgagatgagatgaagagaaaaatgtagatttttttttcaccttGATTTATAATGTGATGTCATAAGTAAAAACAGACTGTTAACTGCaattaatgtatataaaaattagaagaagaaaaactagGTCCGGATCCCAATTATTATGTTATGTAATCATAGATCG is a window from the Glycine max cultivar Williams 82 chromosome 2, Glycine_max_v4.0, whole genome shotgun sequence genome containing:
- the LOC100794913 gene encoding heat shock protein 90-6, mitochondrial; protein product: MLQRLSSTTTRSSSVSALLRYGGGALRRDVLAPISSPHLAKVGENDSKAARWFSIMSSDKSSNLKRGLLLGKRYESTTAAESSSPPAERYEYQAEVSRLMDLIVNSLYSNKEVFLRELISNASDALDKLRFLSVTESGLLKDAVDFDIRIQADKDNGIITITDTGIGMTRQELVDCLGTIAQSGTAKFLKALKDSKDAGGDNNLIGQFGVGFYSAFLVSDRVVVSTKSPKSDKQYVWEGEANASSYTISEETDPEKLIPRGTRLTLYLKRDDKVFAHPERIEKLVKNYSQFVSFPIYTWQEKGYTKEVEVDDDTTTEGKKDDQDDKTEKKKKTKTVVERYWDWELTNETQPIWLRNPKEVTKEEYNEFYKKTFNEYLEPLASSHFTTEGEVEFRSILYVPAFAPSGKDDIINPKTKNIRLFVKRVFISDDFDGELFPRYLSFVKGVVDSNDLPLNVSREILQESRVVRIMRKRLVRKAFDMILGISMSENREDYEKFWENFGKHLKLGCIEDRENHKRIAPLLRFFSSQSDEELIGLDEYVENMKPDQKDIYYIAADSVTSAKNTPFLEKLAEKDLEVLFLVDPIDEVAIQNLKSYKEKNFVDISKEDLDLGDKNEEKEKEMKQEFGQTCDWIKKRLGDKVASVQISNRLSSSPCVLVSGKFGWSANMERLMKAQSMGDASSLEFMRSRRVFEINPDHSIIRNLDAAFKTNSDDEDALRAIDLLYDAALVSSGFTPDNPAQLGGKIYEMMGMALTGKWSTPGQFQSTVNQPHTPEIVEAEVVEPTEAGGQK